In Lentibacillus amyloliquefaciens, one DNA window encodes the following:
- a CDS encoding putative holin-like toxin, with protein sequence MPMTVFESLIVMIAFATLVVAILSEMK encoded by the coding sequence ATGCCTATGACAGTTTTCGAGTCATTAATTGTGATGATTGCGTTTGCAACGCTTGTTGTTGCAATTCTGTCAGAAATGAAGTAA
- a CDS encoding glutamate-5-semialdehyde dehydrogenase → MSELITKAQKAKASAQGLGVKTTDQKNAALHLMAEHLMSETDFIINENEKDIANAKQKGFPEALIDRLVLNDQRINDMADALKQQAALSDPIGDVLESWDRPNGMNIEKVRVPLGVVGMIYEARPNVTVDAASLCLKTGNAVLLRGSSSALHSNKALVDVIHRALEKSDIPEDAVQLLEDNSRETAAEMFKLNDYLDVLIPRGGKNLIQTVVEQSSVPVLETGSGNCHIFIDESADPQMAIDITVNAKTQRPSVCNAAETVIVHETWAKNNLPELVKALQDHDVELRGDDRAREIARNLTPATEEDWETEYLDKILAVKIVSNVHDAIAHIGRYGTGHSEAIITETDDHVLEFFNNVDAAALYHNTSTRFTDGFEFGFGAEIGISTQKLHARGPMGLPALTSTKYIIRGEGQIKE, encoded by the coding sequence ATGAGCGAATTAATCACAAAAGCACAAAAGGCAAAGGCGTCTGCTCAAGGCCTTGGTGTTAAAACGACAGATCAAAAGAATGCCGCGTTGCATTTGATGGCTGAACATCTCATGAGTGAAACGGATTTTATCATCAACGAAAATGAAAAGGATATCGCAAACGCAAAACAAAAAGGATTTCCTGAAGCCCTGATCGACCGTCTTGTGTTAAATGACCAAAGAATCAATGATATGGCGGATGCGCTCAAACAACAGGCTGCCTTAAGTGATCCCATTGGTGACGTGTTGGAATCGTGGGACCGCCCTAATGGCATGAATATCGAAAAGGTCAGGGTTCCCCTCGGTGTCGTTGGGATGATATATGAGGCAAGACCTAACGTGACGGTGGATGCCGCAAGTCTTTGTTTAAAAACAGGAAATGCCGTCCTTCTAAGAGGCAGTTCCTCAGCACTTCATTCCAATAAGGCGCTTGTAGACGTTATTCACCGTGCACTTGAGAAATCGGACATTCCTGAGGATGCCGTGCAGCTGCTTGAAGATAATAGCAGAGAAACAGCTGCTGAAATGTTCAAGCTGAATGACTATCTTGACGTTCTGATTCCACGCGGCGGAAAGAATCTCATTCAAACCGTTGTGGAACAATCGTCCGTTCCGGTATTGGAAACAGGTTCGGGAAATTGTCACATCTTTATTGATGAAAGCGCTGATCCGCAAATGGCGATTGATATCACCGTCAATGCCAAAACACAGCGCCCGTCAGTCTGTAACGCTGCGGAAACAGTCATTGTACATGAAACGTGGGCGAAAAATAATTTGCCTGAACTTGTGAAAGCTCTTCAAGATCATGATGTTGAATTGCGTGGCGATGACAGAGCGCGGGAAATAGCAAGGAATCTCACGCCGGCAACAGAAGAAGACTGGGAAACCGAATACCTGGATAAAATTTTAGCCGTCAAAATTGTATCAAACGTGCATGATGCCATCGCACATATCGGCCGTTATGGCACAGGCCATTCCGAGGCGATTATTACAGAAACGGACGATCATGTGCTGGAATTTTTCAACAATGTGGATGCGGCAGCTCTTTATCACAACACCTCAACGCGTTTTACAGACGGTTTTGAATTCGGATTTGGCGCTGAAATCGGCATTAGCACACAAAAATTACATGCCCGCGGACCGATGGGACTGCCCGCGTTAACCTCAACGAAATATATAATCCGCGGTGAAGGACAAATCAAAGAATAA
- the proB gene encoding glutamate 5-kinase: MTMKRIVVKIGSSLLTNKNGGLSESKLNEHADALAYLKKQGYEVILISSGAVAAGFSELGYPSRPVTLAGKQATAAVGQGLLVQAYTETLKAHGIVAAQLLLTRKIFGNEAQYGNVYNTLTELLKRSVLPIINENDSVAVDELTFGDNDMLSALVSGLVHADFLIMLTDINGLYESNPQTNPTAKRYDFLPSITEDLFNHTKNDSGSKFGTGGMTSKLSAAHTALSLGVHTFVGTGSGQEKLLDILNGKGDGTYIGDRKPHNLNKPKQWIALHSPISGKIEIDEGAELAIMSNGKSLLPAGIKAFEGMFDIGDVVEITNANKTVIGRGQVNYSSSDLNRIKGLASADAMVKTERNRPEAIHRDRLVLSLKEEKML; the protein is encoded by the coding sequence ATGACGATGAAACGAATTGTGGTGAAGATCGGCAGCAGTTTGTTAACGAATAAAAACGGAGGGCTCAGCGAAAGCAAACTGAACGAACACGCAGATGCATTGGCATATCTGAAAAAACAAGGCTATGAAGTAATCTTGATTTCCTCAGGAGCTGTTGCAGCCGGCTTTAGCGAGCTTGGTTATCCGTCCCGTCCCGTTACACTCGCAGGTAAACAAGCGACAGCCGCGGTGGGCCAGGGATTGTTAGTGCAGGCTTACACAGAGACCTTAAAGGCTCATGGAATCGTTGCCGCACAATTGCTGTTAACGCGAAAGATTTTTGGCAATGAAGCCCAATACGGGAATGTTTACAATACGCTGACCGAGCTTTTAAAGCGGTCGGTTTTGCCGATTATAAACGAAAATGACTCGGTTGCCGTTGATGAATTGACTTTCGGAGACAATGATATGCTGTCTGCGCTGGTCAGCGGTCTTGTCCATGCGGATTTCTTAATCATGCTGACGGATATTAACGGACTGTATGAGAGCAACCCGCAGACAAATCCCACAGCTAAGCGTTACGATTTTTTGCCTTCGATTACCGAGGATCTGTTTAATCATACCAAAAACGATTCGGGTTCCAAATTCGGGACAGGCGGGATGACATCAAAACTGTCAGCTGCCCACACGGCCCTGTCACTCGGCGTTCATACATTTGTTGGAACCGGTAGCGGACAGGAAAAACTACTGGATATTTTGAATGGGAAGGGCGATGGCACCTATATTGGCGACAGGAAGCCCCACAATTTAAATAAGCCGAAACAATGGATTGCTTTACACTCACCTATTTCAGGAAAAATCGAAATCGATGAAGGGGCAGAGTTGGCGATTATGTCGAACGGTAAAAGTTTGCTGCCGGCGGGAATCAAAGCATTTGAAGGCATGTTTGACATAGGGGATGTGGTCGAAATCACGAACGCCAACAAAACGGTTATAGGAAGAGGCCAGGTGAATTATTCGTCCTCGGATTTAAACAGGATTAAAGGGCTGGCGAGCGCGGACGCCATGGTGAAAACGGAACGAAACCGCCCGGAAGCGATTCACCGCGATCGATTGGTACTATCTTTGAAGGAGGAAAAAATGCTATGA
- a CDS encoding serine hydrolase, translating into MSIKQLEADVRSIISGFHSPVGITIKNETETLNINANSRMPAASVIKIPIIMEAFRQAENGGLDLSETLSVPADTIVGGSGVLQALSEDVSMTVLDVLTLMIIVSDNTASNLALKWVGIDHVNRLCRELQCHHTEIQRYFMDMKAAEEGLENTTTAGDMVNFLEEIASPWLLSRNSAKRILHIMTRQQLSSKLPAYHTNDDIIMANKTGELADAEHDVGIFQFQERTVFAAVLMDRVSDHVAARQAIARIGKMIMDRNY; encoded by the coding sequence ATGAGCATCAAACAATTAGAAGCTGATGTGCGCAGTATAATCTCCGGTTTTCATTCACCCGTTGGAATAACAATCAAAAATGAAACCGAGACGCTCAATATCAATGCAAACAGTCGGATGCCTGCTGCAAGCGTCATAAAAATCCCCATCATCATGGAAGCGTTCCGGCAGGCTGAAAATGGTGGTTTGGATTTGTCAGAAACCTTGAGTGTTCCAGCTGACACTATAGTTGGCGGTTCCGGTGTATTACAGGCTTTGTCCGAAGATGTTTCCATGACGGTGCTCGATGTATTGACGCTGATGATTATTGTCTCGGACAACACCGCTTCTAATCTGGCGCTTAAATGGGTTGGAATAGATCATGTGAACAGGCTTTGCCGTGAGCTGCAATGTCATCATACGGAAATTCAGCGCTATTTTATGGATATGAAAGCAGCCGAAGAAGGCCTTGAAAATACGACAACAGCAGGAGATATGGTCAATTTTCTTGAAGAAATTGCGTCACCGTGGTTGTTAAGCCGGAATTCAGCCAAGCGCATCCTTCACATCATGACCCGACAGCAACTGAGCTCCAAACTGCCTGCCTATCATACCAATGACGATATCATCATGGCCAATAAAACCGGAGAACTTGCGGATGCTGAGCATGATGTCGGCATTTTTCAATTTCAAGAGAGGACGGTTTTTGCAGCCGTGCTGATGGATAGGGTGAGCGATCATGTCGCTGCCCGGCAGGCAATCGCCCGTATCGGCAAGATGATTATGGACCGGAACTACTGA
- the sspO gene encoding small acid-soluble spore protein O encodes MANDKKRTNGVSDEQAVRKDLTRKYDHEFANEPLTETEKANNKKTKKRQ; translated from the coding sequence ATGGCAAATGACAAAAAAAGAACGAATGGTGTTAGTGATGAGCAGGCGGTACGGAAGGATCTTACAAGAAAATATGATCATGAATTTGCCAATGAACCGCTGACTGAAACGGAAAAAGCAAACAATAAAAAAACGAAAAAACGGCAGTAA
- a CDS encoding S8 family peptidase: MLGFSMIQMVRKDGKKLDKTMRREMVNFYRPFRLVPCFLHRPFEYVRKKTKKLPVLIEFDQESFAGGMNEVKNKCGHLREHPSISCCSTKTSVENIEYLVKNGRHIKKIHYDRKMTALLDTAVPSINADELWQEGLIGKDMTIAVVDTGIHPHEDLQGRIIGFSDFVGDRADPYDDNGHGTHCAGDAAGDGSQSNGRYQGPATQANLVGVKVLDKMGSGSLSTVIEGIDWCIQNQSEYNIRILSLSLGSDATESAEDDPVVKAVDAAWDNGISVFVAAGNSGPESQSIASPGISPKIITIGAADDNDTEERSDIAVADFSSRGPTIDGITKPDLLTPGVNIVSLMAPGSFIAKTNKNARVDSGYIALSGTSMATPICAGVAAQFMEQNPELSPDQVKDQLIAACEDIGQPPNAQGNGYLDASDTIPAD, encoded by the coding sequence ATGTTAGGTTTTTCCATGATTCAAATGGTCCGAAAAGATGGCAAAAAGCTGGATAAAACAATGCGCCGGGAGATGGTGAATTTTTACCGGCCCTTTCGATTGGTCCCTTGTTTTCTGCATCGGCCATTTGAGTATGTACGGAAAAAGACAAAAAAGCTCCCTGTCCTTATAGAATTTGACCAAGAATCATTTGCAGGCGGAATGAATGAAGTAAAAAATAAATGCGGGCACCTTCGTGAGCATCCCTCGATTTCATGCTGCTCCACGAAAACCTCTGTCGAAAATATCGAATACCTGGTCAAAAATGGCAGGCATATCAAAAAAATCCATTACGACCGAAAAATGACGGCGCTGCTTGACACCGCTGTTCCATCCATTAATGCCGATGAGCTGTGGCAGGAGGGACTTATAGGAAAGGATATGACTATCGCAGTAGTCGATACAGGAATCCACCCACATGAAGACCTGCAAGGCCGCATCATCGGGTTTTCCGATTTTGTAGGCGACAGAGCAGATCCGTACGATGACAATGGACATGGTACTCATTGTGCAGGAGATGCAGCCGGGGATGGAAGTCAATCCAATGGAAGATACCAAGGACCTGCAACACAAGCCAACCTGGTCGGTGTAAAAGTACTGGACAAAATGGGTTCCGGCTCACTCTCCACCGTCATCGAAGGAATTGATTGGTGCATCCAAAATCAATCGGAGTACAATATTCGTATCCTTTCCCTTTCCCTGGGTTCAGATGCAACAGAATCAGCAGAAGATGATCCGGTCGTAAAGGCTGTTGATGCGGCCTGGGACAACGGAATTAGTGTTTTTGTCGCTGCCGGTAACTCAGGACCGGAATCACAATCCATTGCCAGTCCGGGTATAAGTCCAAAAATTATCACCATTGGTGCGGCAGATGATAATGACACAGAGGAACGTTCCGATATTGCGGTCGCCGATTTCTCAAGTCGCGGTCCGACCATCGACGGCATCACTAAGCCAGATCTATTGACCCCGGGTGTGAATATTGTTTCATTAATGGCCCCGGGATCGTTTATTGCTAAAACAAATAAAAATGCTCGTGTGGATTCCGGCTATATAGCCTTATCGGGAACATCAATGGCCACACCTATCTGTGCCGGGGTCGCGGCTCAGTTTATGGAACAAAATCCGGAGTTGTCGCCGGATCAAGTGAAGGATCAACTGATAGCGGCATGTGAAGATATAGGACAACCTCCCAATGCGCAGGGCAATGGTTATCTGGATGCTTCTGATACAATTCCTGCTGACTAA